The Hyperolius riggenbachi isolate aHypRig1 chromosome 3, aHypRig1.pri, whole genome shotgun sequence genome window below encodes:
- the LOC137562641 gene encoding zinc finger protein 268-like has protein sequence MMSDLDEKPHPCPECAECFKSESKLLDHQKTHTGAKPSSCPECDMSFSCKSELTMHLRTHTEEKPLPCSECAEGFKSESELLEQQKTHMEAKPLSCTECDMSFSSKSELTMHLKTHTEEKPLPCPECAECFKFESELLDHQKTHTGAKPSSCPESDMSFSCKSEHTMHLWTHTEEKPLPCPECAECFKSESELLEHQKIHTGAKPLSCTECDMSFSSKSELTMHLRMHTEEKQLSCPECAECFKSESELLKHQKIHTRAKPLPCPECDMSFSCKSEITMHLWTHTLEKPLPCPECAECFKSKSELLKHQKIHTGAKPLSCTECDMSFSWESELIMHLKTHTGEKKFSCPECAECFKSKSELLKHQKIHTGALPLPCPECDMSFSWKSELTMHMRTHTGEKPVPCPECDMWFASKSILNCHMKTHTGVKPFLCLECDKRFGRNSELLQHQKTHTGERLFHCSECDKCFSHKRVLLIHQRTHTGETPYLCSECGKGFKTDSQYITHQRMHTGEKPYACSDCGQSFNRKDHLRRHQWIHSEKKPYSCSECDKSFRSLWFLKDHQRTHTGEKPFSCPKCNKNFAKKTNLTQHLKIHSGEKEYACSQCDKSFVHKTYLIKHKKIHDTQRRPFLCPQCGQCFKVKSDLAAHQTLHMGEQSCVL, from the coding sequence ATGATGAGTGACCTAGATGAAAAGCCACATCCCTGTCCTGAATGTGCTGAATGTTTCAAATCCGAGTCAAAACTTCTCGATCACCAGAAGACACATACGGGAGCGAAGCCATCGTCATGTCCGGAGTGTGATATGTCCTTTTCATGCAAGTCAGAGCTCACCATGCACTTGAGGACACATACAGAAGAGAAGCCACTTCCCTGTTCTGAATGTGCTGAAGGTTTCAAATCCGAGTCAGAACTTCTCGAACAACAGAAGACACATATGGAAGCAAAGCCATTGTCATGTACGGAGTGTGATATGTCCTTTTCATCGAAGTCAgagctcaccatgcacctcaagaCACATACGGAAGAGAAGCCACTTCCTTGCCCTGAGTGTGCTGAATGTTTCAAATTCGAGTCAGAACTTCTCGATCACCAGAAGACACATACGGGAGCAAAGCCATCGTCATGTCCGGAGAGTGATATGTCCTTTTCATGCAAGTCAGAGCACACCATGCATTTGTGGACACATACAGAAGAGAAGCCACTTCCTTGTCCTGAATGTGCTGAATGTTTTAAATCTGAGTCAGAACTTCTCGAACATCAGAAGATACATACGGGAGCAAAGCCATTGTCGTGTACGGAGTGTGATATGTCCTTTTCATCGAAGTCAGAGCTCACCATGCACCTGAGGATGCATACGGAAGAGAAGCAACTTTCCTGTCCTGAATGTGCTGAATGTTTCAAATCCGAGTCCGAACTCCTCAAACACCAGAAGATACATACGAGAGCGAAGCCCTTGCCATGTCCGGAGTGTGATATGTCCTTTTCATGCAAGTCAGAGATTACCATGCATTTGTGGACACATACATTAGAGAAACCACTTCCCTGTCCTGAATGTGCTGAATGTTTCAAATCCAAGTCAGAACTTCTCAAACATCAGAAGATACATACGGGAGCAAAGCCATTGTCGTGTACGGAGTGTGATATGTCCTTTTCATGGGAGTCAGAGCTTATCATGCACCTGAAGACGCATACGGGAGAGAAGAAATTTTCCTGTCCTGAATGTGCTGAATGTTTCAAATCCAAGTCAGAACTTCTCAAACACCAGAAGATACATACAGGAGCGTTGCCATTGCCATGTCCAGAGTGTGATATGTCCTTTTCATGGAAGTCAGAGCTCACcatgcacatgaggacacatacgGGAGAGAAGCCCGTTCCATGTCCGGAGTGTGATATGTGGTTTGCATCAAAATCAATCCTCAACTGCCACATGAAGACGCATACAGGAGTAAAGCCGTTTTTATGCCTCGAATGCGATAAACGATTCGGACGGAATTCAGAGCTCCTGCAGCATCAGAAGACTCACACTGGAGAGAGATTGTTCCATTGTTCCGAATGTGATAAGTGCTTCTCGCATAAGAGGGTGCTCCTCATCCACCAGAGGACCCACACTGGAGAGACACCTTACCTGTGTTCCGAATGCGGCAAAGGTTTCAAAACCGACTCGCAGTACATCACGCACCAGAGGATGCACACAGGAGAGAAGCCATACGCTTGCTCGGACTGTGGCCAAAGTTTCAATCGCAAGGACCATCTTAGAAGGCATCAGTGGATTCACTCGGAAAAAAAGCCGTATTCATGCTCGGAATGTGACAAGTCCTTCAGATCTCTTTGGTTCCTCAAGGATCATCAGAGGACTCACACAGGGGAAAAGCCATTTAGCTGTCCTAAATGTAACAAGAACTTTGCGAAGAAGACCAATCTTACCCAGCACCTGAAGATTCACAGCGGAGAGAAAGAATATGCATGCTCGCAATGTGATAAATCTTTTGTTCACAAAACATATTTGATCAAACACAAGAAGATTCACGATACACAACGGAGGCCATTTTTATGTCCTCAGTGTGGCCAGTGTTTCAAGGTGAAGTCAGATCTTGCCGCACACCAGACACTCCACATGGGTGAACAGTCGTGTGTGCTCTGA